Part of the Arachis hypogaea cultivar Tifrunner chromosome 6, arahy.Tifrunner.gnm2.J5K5, whole genome shotgun sequence genome, CCGCCAGGAGCGCCGCCTACCGGATACTCCGCCGCCTCAAGCACGTCCGCTGCTTCCGCCTCCGCCGCCTTCGGCTCCGACTCCGCGCCGTCCTTCTCCTCTCGCTGCCCCTTTTCTACTTCCTTGTCTCCCACCCGACCCATTCCTTCCTCCTTGACTTCCTCTCCGCCTTCGCCTTCTCCGCCGCGCTCCTCCTCTCCCTCAACCTCGCTGTCCCCCGGCTGCCATCCATCCGCCTCCTCCTCGCCCGCTCCCTCCCCATCGGCCTCAAGGCCCGTTCCTCCCTCTGCAAGCCGGCGCCGACTCTCCCCGTCTTTTGGACCATCGGTTCCCACCAAAAGGTTGCTGCCTCCCCCGACTCTGCCGCCGCCACCACAACGTCCGGGTGCTGGGTGCAGGTCTACGGCAACGGCGACGTCTACGAGGGAGAGTTTCACAAGGGAAAGTGCTGTGGGAGTGGTGTTTATTATTACAGCATGAGTGGGCGGTATGAGGGGGATTGGATTGATGGCAAGTATGATGGGCATGGGGTGGAGACTTGGGCTAGGGGAAGCCGGTACCGGGGGCAGTACCGGCAAGGATTGCGGCACGGTTTTGGTGTGTATAGGTTCTACACTGGGGATGTATATGCTGGAGAGTGGTCTAATGGGCAGAGCCATGGGTGTGGGGTTCATACTTGTGAGGACGGAAGTAGGTATGTTGGGGAATTCAAGTGGGGCGTTAAACATGGCCTTGGTCACTACCATTTCAGGTGAATTTTTCAAATTGCTTtggttgatttgagttgtttgaTGCATTTAAATTTGGATGGATTTTATATCTTTTGGGGTTGTTTTTAATGAATAGGTTTGCCAATTGGTGTTGCATCTTGAATAAAGTTTCATGTATTTGTGGTTGTTTTAACATGCTGATGAAAATGGTTTGTTATTGGTGCTTCTAAGTAGTTGAGTATGTGTGTATTTTGTTTTAGGGTGTTGCATCATCCATCTTTAGAGATTGATATCTTTGTtgttctcttactcttaacttgCTTGTTGAATTGTTTGGTGTTGGAGCATCTGCTATATGGGTTTGAAACAATTTTGAATAACAGGGTGGTTAAGTTCGTGCTTATGTTATTCTCTTGTCCTCTTGTCCTCTTGGTGTTGCTTTTTTAGAATTTTACCATCAAGAATGATTATATCGTGATTACATGCCTATTTGTTTGTTGCATATGGAATTGATTACACAAATAGGGTTTATTTTGTGCCTTTTTTGCAGCTTCGAGTTGTCTAAAGTCGGTGCAACATGCAAAACGTTATACTTTAGTTTCATCAAAATACCATTATAGGGCTTTAAAAATACTGATTAGCCATTCTTTACACTAAAATGAAACAATTGTTCTGAGGATGTTCTTATAACAAGCGTAACCAAGGAAAGaactaagaaatttatttttatttgattacacCAATCAGATCTATTCAGTTCAAAGCTGtagattttttggattttttatttttttattttttttttaatgtggaGTATGTAAGAGGTAAACATATCTACTAAAATGAAGGAACGATGTCTGACATtttaaatataaactaaaattgtACATGATTAATTTATCATATTCTCAGTGTTTATCTAATTAGAAGTATTTATACCCATTGTCTTTGCTTTCTCTTCACAAGAAAAATATGGAATTGGTTGTAAGACTTCACAATTGTTTTGTTCCCCTAGAAGCTTGATGTTGAAAATTTCTTTTCATCAGTAGAAGCAATAACTTACTTATTCTGAGAGGATAGTGTTTTTTATACTTCTTCTCATGATAACTTATCCAGATCTTTTTGGGATTTGTTTTGATTATGCTGTCACTATAAACCTTTATGTACCCTTTGGGTGTTTTTAGTCATACAACTACCTATTCAGTTCCAACTTTAGTGGCTCTTTAtgcctttttccctgtttcaATCTAGTTTCAAAAACACGAGACTATATTCTGTATGATATAATGAGTTCACCTTGGTACATACTCTGTTGAATATCTACTAAGACATCAACTGTTTTCTATCTTGAAAACTGATTATGTGAATCCAAGGTTCCTATAAACATAAATAAGCTCGGGAAGtctcaatataattaaattgcaAGTTGTAACCTAGACTAGCAGACTTGTAAGAGTTTCTGTACACAattgaataatatatttttactgtTTTAGTTAATATTCAACTATTTCAATGTTATCTGAAAACAAATTTAAGACATTACAAAAGTATATCTTAGTTCATGACTCAATTGTTCTATGATCTTATAATTTGTACATGTTAATATTCTGTATttcagaaaaaataaatattgcaTGATATAAACAAGTCAACTCAAGTATCCAATAAAACTGATCAAAATTTTACAttttggaaaataaaaagaaaaactatgTAAGTTTGAATTTGTAATCTCTGTAGTATAATTAAGAGTTCACTGATTTTGTTAGAGTTTAAAGTCGCAATAGTTTGACATCAAGCGAATTTGAATGTGGGTTAACTTGTTTTTGAATTCTAGAATCCTAAACTAATTAAGAGTTTAACTTGAGAATTTGTGAACCGCCTAATCTCTTAGGCATATAGCAGTCGGTGGTGCTTATTTATGTAATGCAAGAATTCTTATTTCTGGGTTTGTTTATATGTCCTTGCATTAGGGATCCGTTCTTAATTGAATTATGTATGGAGTTGTATGCACCTTATTCTTTCTTCACCAtgagaagtttttttttttggtatttttgttGGCTAATTAGAAATGGGGATACATATGCTGGTGAGTACTTTGCTGACAAGATGCACGGGTTTGGGGTATACCGATTTGCAAATGGCCATCGATATGAAGGAGCCTGGCATGAAGGTCGAAGGCAAGGACTTGGAATGTATACATTTAGAAATGGTGAAACCCAGTCTGGTCACTGGCAAAATGGAGTCCTTGACATCCCCAGCACACATAACACTGCTTATCCAGTTTCTCCTGTGGCTGTCTATCATTCCAAAGTACTCAATGTGGTGCAGGTACGTGCTTGTTATTTATGGTTAATTTACATTAGCACTTGACCTGGtttggttttctttttcattttctgtttttattttcagttttcataatttttatgaaagaaaaagagaaaacagtGATAagtgaaaagaataaaattttggtTAATGTTTTAAAAATGGAAACAGACAATGCAAATACAAACTAAACAGGCTCTGAATGTTCTTTCTCCAGCATTAACACCATTCTGTTTTAATTCCTACTTCTGGGCTTTGTTTGGGAAAACTAGGAAGCAAGACGAGCGGCAGAGAAAGCATATGATGTGGCCAAGGTTGATGAAAGGGTGAACAGAGCAGTAGCGGCTGCTAATAGAGCGGCCAATGCAGCTAGAGTAGCTGCAGTCAAGGCTGTACAAATGCAAATGAATCATGTTAACAATGAGAGCTTCCGTATTCCT contains:
- the LOC112697320 gene encoding uncharacterized protein, whose protein sequence is MHQKKSEVQIGKESVGVSSDFNPTPPLHHPSSIHQKHHNHHQSYQVFPQLSSATHNEKTAPTTATQSSAPYKRPLLTQTPSTLSKSPTLHQFPTTPPSPFKHHNAAFFSVTIAARSAAYRILRRLKHVRCFRLRRLRLRLRAVLLLSLPLFYFLVSHPTHSFLLDFLSAFAFSAALLLSLNLAVPRLPSIRLLLARSLPIGLKARSSLCKPAPTLPVFWTIGSHQKVAASPDSAAATTTSGCWVQVYGNGDVYEGEFHKGKCCGSGVYYYSMSGRYEGDWIDGKYDGHGVETWARGSRYRGQYRQGLRHGFGVYRFYTGDVYAGEWSNGQSHGCGVHTCEDGSRYVGEFKWGVKHGLGHYHFRNGDTYAGEYFADKMHGFGVYRFANGHRYEGAWHEGRRQGLGMYTFRNGETQSGHWQNGVLDIPSTHNTAYPVSPVAVYHSKVLNVVQEARRAAEKAYDVAKVDERVNRAVAAANRAANAARVAAVKAVQMQMNHVNNESFRIPVV